From Planococcus halocryophilus, the proteins below share one genomic window:
- the csaB gene encoding polysaccharide pyruvyl transferase CsaB: MRVVLSGYYGFDNVGDEAILYAIIHSLKEYDPNIEIMVLSNKPEKTAETYRVQAVNRWSLREVRAAIKSSDGLISGGGSLLQDKTGRKSIPYYAGVMKIAQQLKKPVFVYAQGMGPIDSKINQMIVKHVLNSVELLTVRDQQSKQLLEKVGVTSPIELVPDPVMGIDTSSFQSSWLSQQDFQGKVITVSVRDWENDDFAFQEIARGLDQLATKGREIVFVPMHGKHDFKTSRKVAELMKNSAHIAPHDSTIQEKMAIIKESDVLFGMRLHALIFAAVGYTPFVALSYDPKIDSFANIVGQPVLGHVESKDWNATGLVEAVEHILSNYPDELEKITGVVMPLQKSANETAHAVIDSIKAPSASKAPLAYKKVENR, translated from the coding sequence GTGAGAGTAGTGTTATCTGGATATTATGGTTTTGACAATGTTGGAGATGAAGCTATCCTCTACGCCATTATCCATTCGTTAAAAGAGTACGACCCTAATATTGAAATTATGGTGTTATCCAATAAACCAGAAAAAACAGCCGAAACGTATCGTGTCCAAGCGGTTAACCGATGGAGCCTGAGAGAAGTGCGCGCAGCGATCAAGTCTTCTGATGGGCTAATTAGCGGAGGCGGCAGTCTTCTCCAGGATAAAACAGGCCGTAAAAGTATTCCTTACTATGCCGGCGTCATGAAGATTGCCCAACAGCTGAAAAAGCCGGTATTCGTCTATGCGCAAGGGATGGGTCCTATTGACAGCAAAATCAACCAAATGATTGTTAAGCATGTCTTGAATTCAGTAGAATTATTGACGGTACGGGATCAACAGTCCAAACAGCTGTTGGAAAAAGTGGGGGTAACTTCTCCTATTGAGCTAGTGCCAGACCCTGTCATGGGAATTGATACTAGCAGCTTCCAAAGCAGCTGGCTTTCCCAGCAAGATTTTCAAGGAAAAGTCATTACAGTCTCAGTACGTGACTGGGAAAATGATGATTTTGCTTTTCAAGAAATTGCTCGTGGACTCGATCAATTAGCTACAAAAGGGAGAGAAATCGTTTTTGTCCCAATGCACGGGAAACACGATTTCAAAACTTCCCGAAAAGTGGCTGAGCTGATGAAAAATAGCGCTCATATAGCGCCTCACGACAGCACGATTCAAGAAAAAATGGCTATCATCAAAGAATCGGATGTACTGTTCGGCATGCGTCTCCACGCGTTAATTTTTGCGGCTGTTGGGTATACGCCTTTTGTCGCGTTATCCTACGATCCGAAAATTGATTCGTTTGCGAATATTGTCGGTCAGCCAGTTCTTGGCCATGTTGAGTCGAAAGATTGGAACGCGACCGGCTTAGTAGAGGCGGTAGAACATATTCTCTCGAACTATCCAGATGAGCTGGAGAAAATCACCGGAGTGGTCATGCCTCTCCAAAAAAGTGCCAACGAAACAGCGCACGCCGTCATCGACTCTATCAAAGCCCCATCTGCCAGCAAAGCACCACTGGCATACAAGAAAGTGGAAAACCGATAA
- a CDS encoding putative polysaccharide biosynthesis protein — translation MKNTLVKSTLILSIAALLSKILGSLFRIPLQNIAGDEVLGIFTLVYPVYMVALTLSVAGIPIAISKLISEARATNDEQQVKNIFFTSGILALLFGITSFVILYGFSHQIASVLGGQTTRLSLIVVSCTLLVAPYMAVYRGYFQGHQNMTPTAVSQVIEQFIRVGLILLVAIFMVERLYSDEQVAGGIMIGSIIGALGSLIYLRILYNRSSVKVAKSLPYKLAHFRSTFKMILKISIPIAIGAITMALLNLIDSVTIPTALKMHGEATEDINSLYGIYGRGLALVQIVTVFASSVILPLIPSISAKLTQNDKIGAAKLIDNTFFLTYLLSVPATVGLVVLTLPINLGLFTDLQGSTVLAIVSFSSLFTSLTVLGTGVLQGIDKARLAAWIIIVGVGIKLVLNVTLVNLYGLEGAAISTAAIYLILFLLNAVAIRKYTGFSFFPKKTGTIVFASLVMGAAIWLPSLLLDFEELSRLAALLYVGAAVAIGGLIYFSLLLITRAIDQSVLQRIPVINKFITKK, via the coding sequence ATGAAAAACACATTAGTCAAAAGTACGTTAATCCTATCAATTGCAGCGTTGTTATCAAAAATACTCGGCAGTTTGTTTCGTATTCCGCTTCAAAATATCGCGGGAGATGAAGTGCTTGGCATTTTCACATTGGTTTATCCGGTCTATATGGTCGCTTTGACTTTGTCGGTCGCTGGGATTCCCATCGCCATTTCCAAACTGATTTCAGAAGCGCGTGCGACGAATGACGAGCAACAAGTCAAAAACATCTTTTTCACTTCCGGTATTTTGGCATTACTCTTTGGCATAACCAGTTTCGTTATTCTTTACGGGTTTTCTCATCAAATTGCATCGGTTTTAGGAGGCCAAACGACGCGACTTTCGTTAATCGTCGTGTCGTGTACATTGCTCGTTGCCCCTTATATGGCAGTGTATAGAGGTTATTTCCAAGGACATCAAAATATGACGCCAACTGCAGTGTCGCAAGTGATTGAACAATTTATCCGTGTTGGCTTGATCCTTCTTGTTGCCATTTTTATGGTAGAGCGTCTTTACAGCGATGAGCAAGTAGCAGGCGGCATTATGATTGGTTCAATTATTGGTGCGCTTGGTTCATTAATCTACTTGCGCATTTTGTACAATCGTTCATCTGTTAAAGTAGCGAAAAGCTTACCTTATAAACTAGCCCATTTCCGTTCAACATTTAAAATGATTTTAAAAATCTCGATTCCCATCGCAATTGGTGCTATTACTATGGCTTTGCTGAATTTAATCGATTCCGTGACCATTCCAACAGCATTGAAAATGCACGGTGAAGCAACCGAAGACATCAATTCGCTTTACGGAATATATGGAAGAGGCTTAGCGCTTGTTCAAATCGTCACGGTTTTTGCAAGTTCTGTTATTTTGCCGCTCATTCCATCGATTTCCGCAAAATTAACGCAAAATGACAAAATCGGCGCGGCAAAGCTGATCGACAATACATTTTTCCTGACATATTTATTATCCGTGCCAGCTACAGTTGGCCTCGTCGTCTTGACTTTGCCGATAAATTTAGGCTTGTTCACAGATTTACAAGGCAGTACCGTGCTCGCGATTGTGTCGTTTAGTTCGTTGTTTACGTCGTTAACCGTACTCGGAACTGGCGTTTTACAAGGTATTGATAAAGCGCGTCTTGCTGCTTGGATTATTATTGTAGGTGTAGGGATCAAATTGGTTTTAAATGTCACTTTAGTCAATTTATACGGATTAGAAGGTGCTGCAATTTCGACCGCAGCTATTTACTTAATCTTATTCTTACTTAACGCCGTTGCTATCCGGAAATATACCGGATTTAGTTTTTTTCCAAAAAAGACCGGTACCATCGTTTTTGCTTCACTTGTCATGGGGGCAGCTATTTGGCTGCCAAGTTTACTATTGGATTTTGAAGAGTTGTCCAGACTGGCAGCTTTATTGTATGTGGGAGCAGCAGTCGCAATTGGCGGGCTGATTTACTTTAGTTTGTTGCTAATAACTAGAGCGATAGACCAAAGCGTATTGCAACGCATTCCTGTCATCAACAAATTCATCACCAAGAAATAG
- a CDS encoding DUF5693 family protein: MKKVLIGMLLVALVLTIPTVVQRVQIEEANKSIETIVPYKYTLDWMVEDPNLTLKQIVTDFKNTGVQSVSLEPDTVSSLERKRLITAVSTSRMHEYLLLTQQAPLEAPFTRPGLFIHSNASFDFEKVTEGFFEEQHRFTVNGSDYVFIPGKVDTILSTPVTYDREVIETVLNAGMMVIPRIGNYSDEDQLERMTDELFAIKQPGIDKVLFSGSDAPFSSDPVGLKKFGEQLNTAGYELMSIEFNDQSGLNQLAYLNELNLVRLHSLGVTEDNITESAEKIVRAAKERNFRAFFLNLTPEKYEQALPVLQNLQTKVDATLPASFARDDSRTFETYSVPLWQTAIALLGVIAFLTLAAQSVFKNKKLTLLALSGSALFALLYLIIQQSMILKALALAVAITAPIWAVLLKKEPQKKWYLIKSYAQAVGIAAIGIWLIVVLLSGNQYILGIDLFRGVSLIYIVPLAVVAVYAVWINSKFLSKTSAVYLRTIIETLLKAPVIYWHIIVIAIFSGIVIYYLSRTGNAGEVSTIELQLRSLLEQILYVRPRTKEFLIGFPLFVLALHIAKSYPKGYYFLLIPGVIGFLSLVNTFTHLHIPLLISLLRSGYSIVFGLIIGLVLIWLYENVGKKIVTIIRVRWQA, encoded by the coding sequence GTGAAAAAAGTTTTAATCGGAATGCTCCTTGTCGCATTGGTACTTACCATTCCAACAGTCGTTCAACGCGTACAGATAGAAGAAGCAAATAAAAGCATTGAAACCATCGTTCCTTATAAATACACATTAGACTGGATGGTTGAAGATCCCAATTTGACATTAAAACAAATAGTAACGGATTTTAAAAACACAGGTGTTCAAAGTGTTAGTTTAGAACCAGATACGGTTAGTTCTCTTGAACGAAAAAGACTGATTACAGCTGTTAGCACGTCACGCATGCATGAATATTTACTGCTAACACAGCAAGCACCGTTAGAAGCACCTTTCACTAGACCAGGTTTATTTATTCATTCAAACGCTTCTTTTGATTTTGAAAAGGTGACAGAAGGTTTTTTTGAAGAACAACATAGATTTACTGTAAATGGCAGCGACTATGTGTTTATTCCAGGAAAAGTCGATACGATTCTGTCAACACCGGTAACTTATGATAGAGAAGTGATCGAAACCGTATTAAATGCTGGCATGATGGTGATTCCGCGGATTGGCAATTACAGCGATGAAGATCAGCTTGAACGAATGACAGACGAGCTGTTTGCGATTAAACAACCTGGTATCGATAAAGTATTGTTTAGTGGTAGCGATGCACCATTTTCTTCAGACCCAGTCGGTTTGAAAAAATTTGGTGAGCAGCTGAATACAGCCGGTTATGAGTTGATGAGCATCGAATTTAACGATCAAAGTGGTTTAAATCAACTGGCTTATCTTAACGAATTAAACCTTGTCCGCCTGCACAGCCTTGGTGTTACAGAAGACAATATTACAGAAAGCGCAGAGAAAATTGTGCGCGCTGCAAAAGAGCGGAATTTCCGAGCGTTTTTCTTAAACTTAACTCCTGAAAAATATGAACAAGCTTTACCGGTTTTGCAAAACTTACAGACTAAAGTAGATGCAACTTTACCAGCAAGTTTTGCGCGCGACGACTCACGCACATTTGAAACCTACAGTGTGCCGTTGTGGCAAACCGCTATAGCCTTGCTAGGAGTTATTGCGTTTCTCACATTAGCAGCTCAATCGGTATTCAAAAATAAAAAACTGACGCTCCTTGCGTTAAGTGGATCTGCTTTGTTTGCTCTTTTGTATCTCATCATTCAACAAAGCATGATTTTAAAAGCACTGGCATTGGCAGTTGCCATTACAGCACCTATATGGGCGGTTTTATTGAAAAAAGAACCGCAGAAAAAGTGGTATTTAATAAAATCTTATGCACAAGCAGTCGGTATTGCAGCAATTGGTATTTGGCTAATTGTAGTATTATTAAGTGGTAATCAATATATACTCGGAATTGACTTGTTTAGAGGTGTATCATTAATCTATATCGTACCGCTTGCTGTTGTAGCAGTTTATGCAGTTTGGATAAATTCTAAATTCCTTTCGAAAACAAGTGCAGTTTATTTGCGTACTATAATTGAAACCCTCTTGAAAGCTCCTGTGATTTACTGGCACATTATAGTTATTGCGATTTTTAGTGGTATCGTTATTTACTATTTAAGCCGGACAGGCAATGCTGGAGAGGTTTCAACCATTGAACTGCAATTACGTTCATTACTGGAACAAATTTTATACGTCAGACCGAGAACAAAAGAATTCCTTATAGGATTCCCATTATTTGTATTAGCGCTTCACATAGCCAAATCTTATCCAAAAGGATATTACTTCCTACTCATACCAGGGGTCATTGGTTTCTTATCGTTAGTGAATACTTTTACTCATCTTCATATACCGCTCTTGATTTCATTGCTTAGAAGTGGTTATAGTATAGTCTTCGGATTAATCATAGGACTTGTCCTAATATGGCTATATGAAAATGTAGGGAAAAAAATAGTGACTATCATAAGAGTGAGGTGGCAGGCGTGA
- a CDS encoding WecB/TagA/CpsF family glycosyltransferase, with amino-acid sequence MISKFVHILGVPFINTTQKDFIATLETHVAKQEKTFVVTANPEIVMHSLKDETYKQILAKATYITADGIGIVKAAAIIGEPLPERVSGYDVMLDLLEAANKNHSSVFFLGAAEEVLQATVKKAKQDYPGIKVAGSHNGFFDWNDHQLPQQIKNAAPDFVFVALGFPRQEQWIGANIDQFDKGVFIGIGGSFDVFSGSVKRAPEMWQKMNLEWFYRLVKQPSRWKRMLVLPKFAATVIGRKALRKG; translated from the coding sequence ATGATTTCAAAATTCGTTCATATATTGGGAGTGCCGTTTATTAACACAACCCAGAAAGACTTTATCGCAACATTGGAAACGCATGTCGCAAAGCAAGAAAAAACGTTTGTGGTGACAGCCAATCCTGAAATCGTCATGCATTCTTTAAAAGACGAGACTTATAAACAAATATTAGCAAAAGCTACATACATTACAGCGGATGGTATTGGCATCGTCAAAGCGGCCGCAATTATTGGCGAACCGTTGCCAGAACGTGTGAGTGGATATGACGTCATGCTGGATTTGCTTGAAGCGGCAAACAAAAACCACTCGAGCGTCTTTTTTCTAGGAGCCGCTGAAGAAGTGTTGCAAGCTACCGTTAAGAAAGCGAAACAAGACTATCCCGGTATCAAAGTTGCCGGCAGTCACAACGGCTTTTTCGATTGGAACGATCATCAATTACCGCAGCAAATTAAAAACGCAGCACCCGACTTTGTTTTTGTAGCACTCGGATTCCCGAGACAAGAACAATGGATTGGGGCCAATATCGATCAATTTGATAAAGGTGTCTTTATCGGCATTGGCGGAAGTTTTGACGTCTTTTCCGGTTCGGTCAAACGCGCACCCGAAATGTGGCAAAAAATGAACCTTGAATGGTTTTATCGTCTTGTTAAACAACCGTCTAGGTGGAAGCGTATGCTCGTTTTACCAAAATTTGCAGCGACCGTGATTGGACGAAAGGCTTTACGTAAAGGATGA